CCAGTGGTGCTTGGAAATCACTGGCTGATCAACTGGAAGAAAAATAAGGCAGAAAGGGAATCTCCTCAATATCGCAAGCTTCTTGATTCTTATAGTACGGTGGTGCTTTTTTCCCTTCAGCAGGATATGGAAATCCCCATCCCGGATTTTGTGTTGGATGAGATTCAGACCCAAAAGGATGTTTTATGGCTTTTTAGACTTCACCCTGCTCAAAAGATTGGAAACGCCAAAGTCCTCAAGTCGCTGGCTGATTTGAAGGTGAGCAACGTTGAGATTCACGAATCATCCAAATTGCCTCTTTATCAGATAATCGAGCATGTTCATTTGCACCTCACCAACTGGTCTTCTGTATGCATAGAAGCTTTGAATTTTGGTGTTAAGAGTATTATAGTACACCCAAATGGGTACGATCTATACGAAGAACTGATAAATACTGAGCAGTTTTTTTACGCAAAGGACTCCTCCGACCTCTGCATGGCTATGGATAAGATAGCAGCTGATGCAGGGCAGGTGGATGCGTCTGATCATTTTCTGATGGATATGGAGGTTATAGAGCGACGAGCCTCTCAACTTTTTCTTGAGGGAATGTCAAGACGGTGATCCCGAAATTTGCTTGATTTGATGTGGTTCCGATACTCTAAATTATTTTTTCTCTAGAATGCGAATCGCAGCTCGAATGTATTTGCTTGTGTTTCTGTCTTTAGATCTTGGTTCGCAAAATGAAATAAATTGATATGTCCATCTGGGATCGATACATTCCATGAGGGCTTTATATTCATTGTCTCTCCAGCCCGGATAGCCAAGTAATTCATCAAAAACAATAATACTTCCCGGCTGAAGATACTCTACAGTTTGTTCGAAAATAACCTTTGTGGGACTATAGGTATCCATATCAATGTGCATGAAGGCTATTTTGTCAGCTTGTAGCCCATTGTTTTCAATAAAGGGTGGTAAGGTTTTATCAATCCAGCCTTTGATAAGCACCACGTTATCATTGACTCTCGGTAAATTTCCTTTCAAATCAAATGTTGATTTTACCATAGATGTACCTGACCAGTCCTCAGATAATCCTTCAAATGAGTCAAATCCATAAATCTTACGTTGATCCTTTTTTTCTAAAAGGACTTCACTAAAAAAGTTGATTGAATCTCCTCTAAAGACACCAAACTCTAACAAAACACCCTTCATCGGGATATGACTCAGCGCGTGTGTCCAGAATTTATCTTTGCGATCCAGAAGCACGGCACCAGCACCTTGTTGGTGGATTATTTGAGCACTTTCTCTGTAACTGATCTGATCTAATTCATAGAAGGTTTTTCGAGAATTGGTGGCATTGAAAAACACGAAATGGCTGATTCTATCAATCGATTGTATGATTTTTTTGATCATTGCAATAATTTAATTAAGACGAGGTTTGGAAAAATAAGCCGGATAGATCAGAGAGATGATTTACGTCGCTCCATCCAAATCCCTCCTATAAAAAGAAGGAAAACCAATACCTCGCCCACAATAGTTAATGTGTTTCCGGCGTAATAACTTGTCGGTTCGAAAACAAACCTGATTTCATGCGTTCCTTTTTCCAGGGGAAGTGCTCTGAGGATGTAATTAACCCTGAGAATTTCGGCTTCCTGATCATCGATGTAGGCCTTCCACCCCTTTGGATAATATATTTCACTGAACACAGCAAGACTTTTACCAGAGGTCTGAGTAGTATATTTGATTTCATTCGGTGTTCTGCTTAGCAATTTCACCG
This Marinoscillum sp. 108 DNA region includes the following protein-coding sequences:
- a CDS encoding class I SAM-dependent methyltransferase, which gives rise to MIKKIIQSIDRISHFVFFNATNSRKTFYELDQISYRESAQIIHQQGAGAVLLDRKDKFWTHALSHIPMKGVLLEFGVFRGDSINFFSEVLLEKKDQRKIYGFDSFEGLSEDWSGTSMVKSTFDLKGNLPRVNDNVVLIKGWIDKTLPPFIENNGLQADKIAFMHIDMDTYSPTKVIFEQTVEYLQPGSIIVFDELLGYPGWRDNEYKALMECIDPRWTYQFISFCEPRSKDRNTSKYIRAAIRILEKK